In Paenibacillus sp. G2S3, a single window of DNA contains:
- a CDS encoding glutamate-5-semialdehyde dehydrogenase, which yields MSEVVNKAKLAKETTGVLASLTTGQKNEALLVMADALRREAPAIIAANREDLERGRLSGTPESMLDRLALDVGRINSIAEGLQQIAVLPDPIGDTLETIERPNGLNIQKLRVPLGVIGIIYEARPNVTVDAAGLCLKTGNAVVLRGGSSALSSNRQIVEVLHNALANTSMPKNALQLIEDPNRSSVDEMLKLNGLLDVIIPRGGSSLIQNVVLNATVPVIETGAGICHTYLDASALPEMAQNISLNAKAQRPSVCNSMETLLVHKDYANEYLLSLAKAFRDVNVELRGCQETLSFVPWALPATLEDYATEYNDYILNIKIVSDLDEAMQHIAQYGTKHSECIVTEDPDNASRFLQEVDAAAVYHNASTRFTDGFEFGFGAEIGISTQKLHARGPMGLPALTSTKYKIYGTGQIRG from the coding sequence ATGAGTGAAGTTGTCAATAAAGCAAAATTAGCCAAGGAAACCACCGGAGTATTAGCGAGTCTAACTACCGGCCAAAAAAATGAAGCACTCTTAGTTATGGCTGATGCGCTGCGCCGTGAAGCTCCAGCTATCATTGCTGCCAACCGGGAAGATCTGGAACGCGGACGCTTAAGTGGTACTCCTGAGTCCATGCTTGATCGACTAGCGTTAGATGTAGGCCGAATTAACAGTATCGCAGAAGGACTTCAACAAATCGCTGTATTACCCGATCCAATTGGTGACACGCTAGAAACTATTGAACGTCCAAATGGTCTCAACATCCAGAAACTCCGTGTTCCACTCGGTGTCATCGGCATCATCTATGAAGCACGTCCAAACGTAACTGTTGATGCCGCTGGTCTGTGTCTAAAGACTGGTAACGCTGTTGTGTTGCGTGGTGGCTCCTCCGCCCTGTCCTCCAACCGACAAATTGTCGAGGTTCTTCACAACGCTCTAGCAAATACTTCAATGCCGAAAAATGCGCTACAGCTGATCGAAGATCCCAACCGTTCCTCGGTTGATGAAATGCTTAAGCTCAACGGACTACTTGACGTGATTATCCCTCGCGGAGGAAGTTCACTTATTCAAAATGTTGTGCTTAACGCAACCGTGCCCGTCATTGAAACGGGTGCAGGCATCTGCCATACTTATCTCGACGCAAGCGCTTTGCCAGAAATGGCTCAGAACATTAGTCTGAATGCCAAAGCACAGCGCCCTTCAGTTTGCAATTCCATGGAGACGCTACTCGTTCATAAGGATTACGCAAACGAGTATCTGCTTTCTTTGGCCAAAGCTTTCCGTGATGTTAACGTTGAATTACGTGGCTGCCAGGAAACATTATCCTTTGTCCCATGGGCATTACCTGCAACATTAGAGGACTATGCTACTGAATATAATGATTATATCTTGAATATCAAAATCGTCAGCGATTTAGACGAAGCTATGCAGCATATCGCCCAGTATGGCACGAAGCACTCGGAATGTATCGTAACTGAAGATCCGGATAACGCTTCACGCTTCTTACAGGAGGTTGATGCTGCAGCTGTTTACCACAATGCTTCAACCCGCTTCACAGACGGCTTTGAATTTGGATTTGGTGCAGAGATCGGCATTAGTACACAGAAACTCCATGCCCGTGGACCGATGGGTCTGCCTGCTCTTACTTCAACCAAATATAAGATTTACGGAACAGGTCAAATTCGGGGTTAG
- the proC gene encoding pyrroline-5-carboxylate reductase, which translates to MCQQPSIPLMNHNIVFYGAGSMAEAIVRGMISRSIVKSDNVIMLNRSSSERLAELRSRYGVIGTNDPEQKTDYLRNSPVIVLAMKPKDAAEALRGLSPLLSPDQIIVSVIAGLSIRTMQGLLGKEQPIVRTMPNTSSSIGLGATGIAFSKEVDEKGRRLALNIFEAVGLTTVIDEERMETLTGISGSGPAYIYYMMEAMIAAGIRGGLPLDQSTELTVQTVLGAARMVQQTGEDPAALRKKVTSPNGSTQAAIEVLEQGEFFETVIAAVNRCAERSREMGAALEKELHS; encoded by the coding sequence ATGTGTCAGCAACCTTCCATTCCACTTATGAATCATAATATTGTATTTTATGGCGCAGGCTCTATGGCAGAAGCCATCGTTCGCGGGATGATTAGCCGTAGTATCGTGAAATCCGATAATGTTATTATGCTTAACCGTAGCAGTAGTGAACGTCTGGCAGAACTAAGAAGTCGTTACGGTGTAATCGGTACAAATGATCCTGAACAAAAAACAGATTACCTACGGAACTCACCAGTAATCGTGTTGGCTATGAAACCAAAAGACGCTGCAGAAGCACTTCGGGGACTCAGCCCACTTCTCTCACCTGATCAGATCATAGTCTCTGTAATTGCTGGGCTGTCCATTCGAACGATGCAAGGTCTGCTTGGCAAAGAGCAACCCATCGTCCGTACTATGCCGAATACTTCTAGTTCCATAGGTCTTGGTGCCACTGGCATAGCCTTTTCCAAAGAAGTAGATGAGAAAGGACGACGCCTTGCACTCAACATCTTTGAAGCTGTCGGACTAACAACAGTCATTGATGAAGAACGCATGGAGACCTTAACGGGTATTTCCGGCAGTGGACCTGCCTACATTTATTACATGATGGAGGCAATGATCGCTGCCGGTATACGGGGCGGACTGCCGCTTGATCAAAGCACGGAGTTAACCGTTCAAACGGTTCTTGGCGCTGCTAGAATGGTACAACAGACGGGCGAGGATCCAGCTGCACTTCGTAAGAAGGTCACATCCCCGAATGGCTCTACACAAGCAGCGATAGAAGTACTCGAGCAAGGAGAATTTTTTGAAACTGTCATCGCGGCAGTAAATCGCTGTGCCGAACGTTCCCGTGAAATGGGCGCTGCGCTTGAGAAAGAGCTGCATTCGTAA
- a CDS encoding RNA polymerase sigma factor: MRFFLIFLLKSAGVVVIGRVYCCGKEGRVIEEEVLIQRICQGNEDAFRQFVNTYSQQIYKITYSVLRDVKMAEDAAQEAFLQMYKSLPDYRYQGLKSWITRIALNKAIDAKRKRDRLRELPVDYELVLSQTASNEEDVLSGVIRRDRMDRLLGEINSLPETHREIMVAYYLEHKKYDQIAAEQGISLKTVESRLYRARQWIRNHWKEDEWL, from the coding sequence GTGCGGTTCTTTTTAATATTTTTATTAAAAAGTGCAGGGGTAGTTGTAATCGGGCGCGTCTATTGCTGTGGGAAGGAGGGGAGAGTCATTGAAGAAGAGGTATTAATCCAGCGGATTTGCCAAGGTAACGAGGATGCATTCCGTCAATTTGTAAATACATACAGTCAGCAAATTTACAAAATTACTTATTCTGTATTACGCGATGTCAAAATGGCTGAAGATGCTGCTCAGGAAGCTTTTTTACAAATGTACAAATCTCTCCCTGACTACCGTTATCAAGGCTTAAAGTCATGGATTACACGGATCGCCTTAAATAAGGCAATTGATGCGAAACGTAAACGTGATCGACTTAGGGAACTTCCTGTTGACTATGAGCTTGTACTGAGCCAGACCGCTTCCAACGAAGAGGATGTGTTGTCAGGTGTTATACGCCGTGATCGGATGGATCGGCTGCTCGGTGAAATCAATAGCCTGCCTGAAACTCATCGTGAAATTATGGTGGCTTATTATCTGGAACATAAAAAATATGATCAGATTGCTGCAGAGCAGGGAATTTCCCTGAAGACGGTAGAGTCCAGATTGTATAGGGCGAGACAATGGATCCGAAATCATTGGAAGGAGGACGAATGGCTATGA
- a CDS encoding DnaD domain-containing protein: protein MDGKGWSTWGEGVSFGLENGMAVIPYALLKYYRKLNLSGSEAMLLIHLLSFRQVEGIDFPSLEELQVVTGRSISVLAGELQKLMKEGFISIDGDNDELRDIHYERYNFSGLYGKLGAYLATVVQEHEQDKHVGGYATSAPRAASGGGFGGKPPSSPSQLGAEEESRNLFSIFEKEFGRPLSPMECETISSWVDQDRYPEELILLALKESVFAGKVHFRYIDRILLEWARNRVKNAQDVKNYTQKFRNGGR from the coding sequence ATGGACGGCAAAGGATGGAGTACCTGGGGCGAAGGCGTCTCCTTCGGTCTGGAGAACGGAATGGCCGTCATACCTTACGCATTACTGAAGTATTACCGGAAGCTGAATTTAAGCGGAAGTGAAGCTATGCTGCTGATACATCTGCTTTCTTTCAGGCAGGTGGAAGGAATTGACTTCCCTTCTCTTGAGGAGCTTCAGGTTGTAACTGGCCGTAGCATATCTGTACTAGCAGGAGAGTTGCAGAAGCTTATGAAGGAAGGTTTTATTAGCATCGATGGAGACAACGATGAGCTAAGAGACATCCATTATGAACGCTACAATTTCTCAGGGTTATACGGAAAGCTTGGTGCTTATCTAGCGACAGTTGTACAAGAGCATGAGCAAGATAAGCACGTAGGTGGCTATGCAACGTCGGCACCTCGAGCTGCTTCAGGGGGTGGATTCGGCGGAAAGCCCCCCTCATCTCCTTCTCAACTTGGGGCTGAAGAGGAAAGCCGAAATCTGTTCAGTATTTTCGAAAAGGAATTCGGACGTCCGCTATCTCCAATGGAGTGTGAGACGATATCCAGTTGGGTGGATCAAGACCGGTATCCCGAGGAGCTGATTCTGTTAGCGCTGAAGGAATCTGTATTTGCAGGAAAGGTTCATTTCCGTTATATTGATCGAATATTGCTGGAATGGGCCCGCAACCGGGTCAAGAACGCTCAGGATGTTAAGAACTATACACAAAAATTCCGCAATGGCGGAAGATAG
- the asnS gene encoding asparagine--tRNA ligase, producing the protein MANKSVIKNVNEHVGESVVIGCWVNNKRSSGKIQFLQLRDGTGYIQGVVVKSEVPEEVWDAAKSLTQESSLYVTGIIREEPRSQSGFEMTVTGIEVLHLTENYPITPKEHGVDFLMDHRHLWLRASKQRAVLVIRAEIIRAIQQFFNESGFTKVDPPILTPTSAEGTTNLFHTKYFDEDAYLTQSGQLYMEAAAMALGRVYSFGPTFRAEKSKTRRHLIEFWMIEPEMAFTDHEESLKVQEEFISFVVQSVLKNCRAELEAVGRDISKLENIKAPFPRITYDDAIKFLNDKGFEDIAWGDDFGAPHETAIAEAFDKPVFITHYPASFKAFYMKPDPNRPEVVLCADMIAPEGYGEIIGGSQRIDDPALLEERYKEHNLSMDSYKWYMDLRTYGSVPHSGFGLGLERTVAWICGLDHVRETIPFPRTLYRLYP; encoded by the coding sequence ATGGCTAACAAGAGTGTAATTAAGAACGTGAATGAACATGTTGGAGAGAGTGTTGTTATCGGTTGTTGGGTAAACAACAAGCGCTCCAGTGGTAAAATTCAGTTCCTGCAGCTTCGTGATGGTACAGGTTATATTCAGGGAGTTGTAGTGAAATCAGAAGTGCCTGAAGAGGTATGGGATGCAGCTAAGAGCCTCACACAGGAAAGCTCTTTGTATGTTACCGGAATTATCCGCGAGGAACCTCGCAGTCAATCTGGTTTTGAAATGACTGTAACTGGAATTGAAGTCTTGCATCTTACAGAGAATTATCCAATTACTCCGAAAGAGCATGGCGTAGATTTCTTGATGGATCACCGTCACCTCTGGCTGCGTGCCTCGAAGCAGCGGGCTGTTCTGGTAATTCGTGCGGAAATTATTCGTGCAATCCAACAGTTCTTCAACGAGAGTGGATTTACAAAGGTGGATCCTCCGATTCTGACGCCAACGTCAGCAGAAGGAACTACTAACTTGTTCCACACGAAGTACTTCGATGAGGACGCCTATCTAACACAAAGCGGACAGTTGTATATGGAAGCTGCGGCAATGGCACTAGGCCGTGTATATTCCTTTGGACCAACTTTCCGTGCAGAGAAATCTAAGACTCGTCGCCACTTAATTGAGTTCTGGATGATCGAGCCAGAAATGGCCTTTACAGATCACGAAGAAAGCTTGAAGGTTCAGGAAGAATTTATTAGCTTCGTAGTGCAATCTGTATTGAAGAATTGCCGTGCGGAGTTGGAAGCGGTAGGTCGCGATATTTCCAAGCTGGAGAATATCAAAGCACCATTCCCACGCATTACTTATGACGATGCGATCAAGTTCTTGAACGATAAAGGCTTTGAAGATATTGCTTGGGGTGATGATTTCGGTGCACCTCATGAAACAGCAATCGCAGAAGCATTCGATAAACCTGTATTTATTACTCATTATCCTGCTTCTTTCAAAGCGTTCTATATGAAGCCAGATCCAAACCGTCCGGAAGTCGTACTGTGTGCGGATATGATCGCTCCAGAAGGCTACGGAGAGATTATTGGTGGTTCACAGCGGATCGATGATCCTGCGCTGCTTGAAGAGCGTTACAAAGAGCATAATCTTTCGATGGACTCTTACAAATGGTACATGGATCTGCGTACTTACGGATCTGTACCTCACTCTGGTTTTGGACTTGGACTTGAGCGTACTGTAGCTTGGATCTGTGGCCTTGACCATGTACGTGAGACTATTCCATTCCCACGTACACTGTACCGTCTCTACCCATAA
- a CDS encoding acetate kinase, whose amino-acid sequence MNILVINSGSSSLKYQLYNMTDESVLAKGLVERIGMDSSILNHKPTGKAEVTEVSEILEHNTAIRKVLACLTDKEHGVIESIKEIDAVGHRVVHGGEFFKSSALVDADAKTKIRQLFDLAPLHNPAAMMGITASEVNMPGVPQVVVFDTAFHQTMPEKAYMYAIPRVLYNKYKVRRYGAHGTSHDFVSKAAAEYLERPLEDLKIITCHIGNGGSVTAVQGGVSVDTSMGMTPLEGLMMGTRSGDLDPAIVPYVMNKEELSVGEVNSMLNKHSGLLAISGVSSDMRDIIEGMEKGEPNSTLAFEMYEYRLRKYIGSYTAAMNGVDAIVFTAGVGENASLLREKLLNNLTFLGIELDAEANKVRSGDPRRISTEDSKVQVLVVPTNEELVIARDTHRIVQGING is encoded by the coding sequence ATGAATATTTTAGTTATTAACTCAGGTAGTTCTTCTTTGAAATATCAGCTGTATAACATGACCGATGAATCGGTTTTGGCTAAGGGTTTGGTTGAACGTATTGGGATGGATTCCTCCATTCTGAATCATAAACCTACTGGCAAAGCGGAAGTGACAGAAGTAAGCGAAATTCTGGAACATAATACTGCGATTCGCAAAGTCCTTGCTTGTCTTACAGACAAAGAGCATGGTGTAATTGAATCTATTAAAGAAATTGATGCTGTAGGTCACCGCGTAGTGCATGGTGGAGAGTTCTTCAAATCCTCCGCACTTGTGGATGCTGACGCAAAAACGAAAATTCGTCAATTGTTTGACCTTGCACCACTGCATAACCCAGCAGCAATGATGGGGATTACGGCTTCTGAAGTAAATATGCCAGGTGTACCGCAGGTTGTTGTATTCGATACTGCATTCCACCAAACCATGCCTGAAAAAGCTTATATGTACGCTATTCCTAGAGTATTGTACAATAAATATAAAGTTCGTCGTTATGGCGCACACGGTACATCACACGACTTCGTAAGCAAGGCTGCTGCGGAGTACTTGGAGCGTCCGCTGGAAGATCTGAAGATCATTACTTGTCATATCGGTAACGGCGGTAGTGTAACTGCAGTTCAAGGTGGAGTATCCGTGGATACTTCCATGGGTATGACCCCTCTGGAAGGTTTGATGATGGGTACTCGCAGTGGCGATCTTGACCCAGCTATTGTCCCTTATGTGATGAACAAGGAAGAATTGTCCGTAGGCGAAGTTAACTCCATGTTGAATAAACATAGTGGTCTCTTAGCAATTTCGGGCGTAAGCAGTGACATGCGTGATATTATTGAGGGTATGGAAAAAGGTGAGCCTAATTCCACACTAGCTTTTGAAATGTATGAGTACCGCTTGCGCAAGTATATCGGTTCATATACGGCTGCCATGAACGGTGTAGATGCGATCGTATTTACTGCCGGTGTTGGTGAAAATGCTTCATTGCTTCGTGAGAAACTGCTAAATAACCTTACATTCCTGGGTATTGAGTTGGATGCTGAAGCTAACAAAGTTCGTTCCGGCGATCCACGTCGTATCTCTACGGAAGATTCCAAGGTACAAGTGCTAGTAGTTCCGACAAACGAAGAACTTGTCATTGCACGTGATACACACCGTATTGTGCAAGGAATTAACGGCTAA
- a CDS encoding 3-hydroxyacyl-CoA dehydrogenase NAD-binding domain-containing protein, with protein sequence MNFKKIGVIGGGTMGQGIAEMLAAKGLDVLLVEKTAEKLDYSYEMIETSLDKQLEKWAITQAEKKLILSRIQKVTHFAELSSCDMVIETIVEDLEEKKKILNQLDQVCPNHIILASNTSTLSLTELASSTMYPERVIGMHFIYPVAKVDLVEIVRGLKTSDATFEDTKSFVDEIVEKKGVMIYESPGFVTSRLICLFINEAMHVLQEGVASAQDIDDAMRIGYQFQYGPLEMADRFGLDSVLAALENMFREYGELKYRPSTILKKMVRAGQLGMKSGEGFFKYDKDGDRV encoded by the coding sequence AAAAATAGGTGTCATCGGCGGTGGCACAATGGGACAAGGTATTGCTGAAATGTTAGCAGCCAAAGGCCTGGATGTATTACTGGTGGAGAAAACCGCGGAGAAACTGGACTACTCTTACGAAATGATCGAGACAAGTCTAGATAAGCAACTGGAGAAATGGGCGATCACTCAAGCTGAGAAGAAGCTGATTCTTAGCCGCATTCAAAAAGTGACACATTTCGCGGAGCTCAGCTCTTGTGACATGGTTATCGAAACCATTGTTGAGGATTTGGAAGAAAAGAAAAAGATTTTGAATCAATTGGATCAAGTATGCCCGAACCACATTATTCTTGCCAGCAATACATCAACACTTAGCTTGACTGAACTTGCAAGTTCTACGATGTATCCGGAACGCGTGATCGGAATGCATTTCATATATCCTGTAGCTAAAGTGGATCTTGTAGAAATCGTACGTGGTCTGAAAACTTCAGATGCTACTTTTGAAGATACAAAATCCTTTGTTGATGAGATTGTTGAGAAAAAAGGTGTAATGATTTATGAATCCCCAGGATTTGTAACATCACGCCTCATTTGCTTGTTTATCAATGAAGCTATGCATGTGCTGCAAGAAGGCGTTGCCTCCGCACAGGATATTGACGATGCTATGCGTATTGGTTATCAATTCCAATATGGACCGCTTGAAATGGCTGACAGATTTGGCCTGGATTCGGTACTTGCGGCACTCGAAAATATGTTCCGTGAATACGGAGAACTGAAATACCGTCCTTCTACAATTCTTAAGAAGATGGTACGTGCAGGACAACTGGGTATGAAATCAGGAGAAGGCTTCTTCAAGTACGACAAGGATGGTGACCGTGTATGA